From Anaerolineae bacterium, a single genomic window includes:
- a CDS encoding DegV family protein, translating to MQKVAVVTDSASNLPAELVQRHHIFIVPVLLYLDGREFRDGVDITAGEIYRYMTASTNNHLPKTASPSVGEFIRVYHIAAQNAEEIVSIHLSANLSAIYQVAHLAKEQVPVKVHVVDTHTAAMGCGFAVLEAARLAEQGADAEAVIRRAQEIAGKVRVIAMLPRLDYLQKGGHVPAVAALAGSALKICPILTVAHDQARVVELPRTQERAVRRILEMLERDAKDRPVHVAVMHAGVPDQAEELRREVAERVQCVELFTTEFTPVMGTHTGPGVLGLAYYVEDGDKPRG from the coding sequence ATGCAGAAAGTCGCGGTGGTCACGGATTCTGCGTCCAACCTGCCGGCGGAACTGGTCCAGCGCCATCACATCTTCATCGTGCCAGTCCTGCTGTACCTCGACGGCCGCGAGTTTCGCGACGGCGTGGACATCACCGCCGGCGAAATATACCGCTATATGACCGCCTCTACCAATAATCACCTGCCGAAGACAGCTTCGCCTTCGGTGGGGGAGTTCATCCGCGTCTATCATATCGCGGCACAGAACGCCGAGGAAATCGTATCCATCCATCTTTCGGCGAACCTGAGCGCCATATATCAGGTGGCCCACCTGGCCAAGGAGCAGGTTCCTGTCAAGGTGCATGTGGTGGATACGCACACCGCGGCCATGGGCTGTGGGTTCGCGGTGCTGGAGGCGGCGCGGCTGGCAGAACAGGGCGCCGATGCGGAGGCGGTCATCCGGCGCGCCCAGGAGATCGCCGGCAAGGTGCGGGTCATCGCCATGCTGCCGCGCCTGGATTACCTGCAGAAAGGCGGCCATGTGCCGGCGGTGGCGGCGCTGGCCGGCTCGGCACTGAAAATCTGCCCTATCCTGACCGTGGCCCATGACCAGGCGCGCGTGGTCGAACTGCCCCGCACGCAGGAACGCGCCGTGCGCCGCATACTGGAAATGCTCGAGCGCGATGCAAAGGACCGGCCGGTGCATGTGGCGGTGATGCACGCCGGCGTCCCCGACCAGGCCGAAGAACTGCGCCGCGAGGTGGCGGAGCGCGTACAGTGCGTCGAGCTGTTTACCACCGAATTCACGCCTGTGATGGGCACGCATACCGGCCCGGGTGTGCTAGGCCTGGCCTATTACGTGGAAGATGGGGATAAACCGCGCGGATAG